From the genome of Natrinema marinum:
ATTGAGGCCAGCGACTAATTGCTTGAGGTCGTCTTCATTCGCGGTACGGAGTATGAACTCGTCGGGCGCGAAGTTCTTAAGCAGTGTCTTGAAGGCGGAGACGAGCCGGGTCTGTCGGACTTCACTGATGCCTTCGGCGGCGCAGTGATCGACGAACGATTGTATCGCGTCGATGTTCTCTGCTTGGAGTTCGCTTTCTGTTAGATTTTGAAGGGTTCGATCGATATCGACGTAATCGGTTGTGCTCATGGTGTAGGTTCACGTGGTAATAGAGATGAGGTGTCGGTGAGGCCACGCTTCTATTGACCGTCTTTTACCGGAGTTCGGTTGGTAGGCAGTGAACTGTGTGTCCGACGCCCTCTCGGGGCTCTGAACTAACGGTTCGGAGCGTGGTCTCGGTCCACTATTTCTCCTCGTTTCGATTGGGTTTCATCTTTATCCTCTCGAGCAATAGTTTTAAGCACTACTGCAGATCCCTGTATATTTCATCTGTTGTTCTGCGGTGTTGTCGACACCGTCTGGTGACTCGCGCAGCCATCGTACGATCGGATACCCATTTTATGTCTCTATCACGCATCGGAACTGGCGGGTGCATTTGCTCTTAGTGACGTGCGACTGGTATCCTTCTCAGGCAAGCGAGTTACCAGACACTATGTTCCGTCTTGCCGAATACCCCTAAGACCCTACTGAGCAGGATTCTTTGGCATGGTTTTCTGCCGAAGTGGCCGAACTAGGTCGCCTTTCCCACATCCTTCTTGTTCCAACCGTTTCTGGTGTACTGGGTGGCAGATTACAGAGAATAGTCTGCAGTAGATGATGCCAGAACAAGACGTTATACCGTTTGATACGGCGACTCTATGGCCATTCGTCGAGGGCATCGGAAACGTCCCGTACCAAGTGAAAGACGACCTGATCCGTATCAATCCCTGCATCGTCGAACCGTCGTTTCAACCCGTCCAGGATGTTCTCTGTTTTGCATACAACCCAGATCACATCGAACCCGTATTCGAGGTGTTTCTCGACGTGTTCCCGCTCTCGCGGGGTGTTTTCCATAGCAACCTCGATAGCGACTTCGAATTGGCCAGTATTGACATAGACATCTGCATCGAAGAGTTCGAGAGTTGTGGCCCACCCCGCTTCTTCGAAGGCGTTTTTCACCTTGTGTTGCCAGTACCTGTGGACAACACCGCCACGACCTTCGTGGCTTGGATCGAGATCCAACGTATCCTTGACGTGAGTACGGCCTCTGTCCGTCAGCTCAAGCAGTTTCCGAGCACCGGTTTCTGTATGGGTCGAATGTTCTGTGACTAATCCTGTCTCTACCAGTTCAGTCTTAGCCTTATTACCCTTGTACCGACTTGAAAAGCGGTCATACCGCTTAGTCAACGGAATGAACGGTTTTTCCACCACCCCTTTCAGGAGGTGTTCCGCTTCGTCGGAGACCGTGACTTTGGATGGCGGGTCGTCGATTACCGAGGTTTCCTCGGAGTCGGTGTTCTCGGACTGGACGGTTTCTGAGAACCGTGGTGGCTGCTTGCGTGGCTCAGCCGTCAGTGAGTTCCAGAGTTGGCCTTGAATCCTCTGTAGATCCGGGTCCGTAACAGTTTTCGCCAACTGATACTCGTCAAGCGTTACTCTGGCCGGATCGCTGTTTCCGACCTGTACGACTGCTTCCCCGATATCGAGGTCTTTAGCGGCATTGGCTTGCCGCTGAGTAAGGTTCATTGACTCCGCAACCGCGTGGAACTGTTTCCGGTCGCCGGTAGAGAGAAGGATCTTGGTGTACGTGTTTGCCTTGATTGAATCGGTCAACTTCGAAGCCTCCTGATCTGCTACGATCAGTCCTTCCCCGAACTCCCTCATTTTCGCCGTCAGTTCGTCGACGGCCGGGATACCTGCTTCATCCTGCCTTTCTTTGTAGACGCTGAATACTTGCTTTGCCTCGTCAAGGACGAACACATGGTTGAGATCGTCTGAACGGTGGGACTGGGCTAGTCGGTATTCGTAGACAGCCGCGAGGATAATCTCCATCAGAAAGTTCTGCGTGTCACGACTTAATCCGTCAAACTCGAACACGACATTCCGTTCGAGGAGTTCAGCGAGTGGATAGCCCTGACTACAGTCGAAGATGGTTCCGGCTCCGAGGTTCATCGCTTCTATACGGTTGAGGACTGTGTCCCGGTAGTTCGAGGTTTTCCGCACGTAGTTAATGTAGTCGGAGGTGAGGAACTGCTCGAGTTCATGGAAGCTGGGATACGGCGGCGAGTTCTCATCGAAGAGTCCGTACAGACGGTACAGTTTGAGAATGGATTTTAAGAGATGGTTTTTTGATCCGGACAGGAGGGCGGTAGCGTGGCCGAAGATCTCGCTGACGACCTGTGCCCATCGCCGAGGTTGGACATCAGGTGGTGGGACTAACGGATTCAACTTGAGTTCTGTCCACGGTAAAACCAGTATGTCGTCTCTTTCTTGGGTGAGGTGGCGGTAGTCCTGTTTGAGATCGAAGCACCAGAACGGGACGTCTAACTGGGAGAGAAGGTTATAGAACAATGTGGTTTTTCCGGAACCTGACTGGCCGATGGCCAGGAGGTGTTTCGAGAGCAGTGATTCATCGAGGCCGTAGGCATGTTTCGAACCGGTTGTCCCGATACTGAGTCCCTCTGAAGTAGGAGTGCCTGCTGTAACCGGAGGTTTGAACGGGTATGCGCGGTTCTGTGCTAACGTGGCTGCCAGTGCTTGGCGTCCGTGTTTCTGAAGCGGCTCCGGTGCAAGGGTGTTGAACAGTACGAGACGCCGGATACGTGGATCCGAGAGCTCCTCTTTCTCAAGTACTTTAAGCAAGGACATCCGATTTCTCGAGCGAGAGTCAGTGGCCATACGTTAACGCTTGAGAGACAAGTTCGAATATAATTGTGGACACTCTGTTTCCCTTACCGGTCGATGGCAATTCTGTTTCTTTATCTGGGGTACTCTGTGAAACGCACGGCAAAGTTACTACTTTATGGAAATTAGGCCGATAATCTTATATCAGCTCGAGCTTTTGATCGTGTCACAATGGGACAGCGTTGAAAAATTATACCGCCCCGCTACTCCCGTCGCTACTATTCTACTGACTCCTCAAGAATTTCACGTGTCACAGCGTCTGCCTTGGCTTCGAAGAAATCGAAGAAACCGGTCCACGTCTCAATGTCTGTTTGGCTGCGCGTCAGATATCCCGCTTCGCCATTAAGCATCATAGAGCTATTGCGTAACTCACCACTTCCGACGTACGCAAGTTGATTGTCCGCAATTATCATTTTCGCATGAATGCTTCGATCCAGCTTCGGCTGTTTTCCTCCAATCGCGTGATAGAAATCATACACGGAGAGTGAACTCTCAGAGGAGGCGACCGATTCGAACCGATCCATAAGTTCTAGAATAGCCTTTCGACCTCGGTTGTGGCCGAAGTCGTCTGCTGGTCGTAAGAGTTCTCTCGTCAGGAATTTTATATTCGCTCCCGACGAAGCTGCCTGATGGAACTCGTCTTCTAAGCGAAGTAATCCATCAAGTTCGAAGAATGGTACCACTAATCGGAGTGTTGAATCGGCTGTCTCGAACACTTCGGCGAGTGCGTTCTCTAACCAGACCCCCGAATTGATGTTCTGGTGTTCCGCATAGTCTTTCCACTCTTCCTGATGTTTGGTGGGGATACTCACAACCGGTTGGTACGTTTCGTCTGTCACTCCCCTCCCTCCTGGAAGTGTTTCGGATTCTAACACCTGGTAATAGGCTTCCCGTTCCGCTTCTGGATCCTCGAGTTTGAATTGGCCGTCGCTGTGCCCGGCGACGATGTCTCTCCGTACGAGAGCGTCGAGGTATTCTCTCACAAAGTTTCGGACATCCGGGTCATCGTACTGGTCTGGAATCCCGTCGAGCGACACCTTACCGGTGGTACGCAACCTCTCGTGAATCCAGAGGTAGATGTCGTCCTCACGCACGACGGATCACCTCCGCTGCGAGGTGCCGGTCAAGAAGGCTATTTGCAGGAACGTATCCTTCGACCTCTCGTGAGACAAACGGATGACACCGAGCGTCATCAGTGAACACACATGAAAGGCAGGCGTCAGTACAATCACGGGAACAGTCGCTGAGTATCTCTTCAGTCCGCTGTAATGTCCGTAGGAGTACGCTGCCTGTCTTGTTCATCGTGATTTGACTCAGTCCACCCGCGCCTACGTCTCGTTGTTCGACGAGAACGATCGCACCTTCTTCGATGAGTACCTTCGCGGCGAGGAAGTCCTCAAGACCTGTCTCCTCAATGGCTGCTTGGTACAAGGCGTGCTGGTAAGCATGAAGGAGTGGAGTAAGTCGTAACCCAGTCTCACCATCTGCAATTTCGTCTGTGTCAAAATCGTTCAACTGTGTCAGTTCCCGTGCTGCGATTGCCTCGTACTCGGCATCGCCATTACTCACGACATCTGCCAAGACATCGGTCCGGAGGTCGAAGACGATGCCACGTCCCTCGCGTCGGGTAAGGTAGGCTGTACGTTCTCGGTCTGAATCGCTCGAACTAAAGCTACGAGCTAACCGACCGTGTGTCTCGAGGTCGGTTCCACGTGAGTCGACGTTTGATTCATACCCATACACTGCGGACACGGAACTGACATCAGAAACTGTGAAGACATCGTTTAGACTGAACGTATCGTAGAAGATGGCCTGACTGCCAGGCGTGATTGTGTCGAGGTTCCAGTGATACGTATCGTCGTCAGCCTGGTTTATCTCGCTCGCTTCGTAGAGTGCTTCTAGGCTTGTTCCCGTCCCGTCGTTACTCACGATGTCCTCGAGGATAAGCGGTTGCGTGTGTTTAGCATCGATAGTCTTCGGCCGCATCTCAGAGAGGACTTCTTCTTCGCCGTCAGCAGCTGGTTTGTGACAGGTCGGACACTGCCCATAGAACTGGTCATTGTGGTTGCGACTCTCCGAGCAAAAGAACCGAACGCCGGCAAGCCGATCACCAAGATTGACGTGCAGGTGACCACTACAATTGTTCTCTGGACAGGCAATGCGGTCTCTAGTGTCTTCCTTGCTGATCACCACGCTCGGCCCTGGCCCGTCAATGGATTCTTGCATCCATTGGTGTGGACTCGCCTGTTCAATGTGTGCACATCGTGGACAGACAAACAAGTACGGGAACCGGCGCATCTGATGACGTGAGCTGTGGGGACAGTCGACGGATCGTTTCATCGCATCCGGACTCTCGACTCCGAAATGATTACACGACGGATCGGTGCACCGATACACTCGCGGGAATGGGACACTAATAACTTCTGAGTCCTCACATAACTCCGCTAATTCGATATCGCTAGACGAAAAATCGTACGAACGTGTCGTTTCGTTGGTATCGCCGGCGCTATTCGTATTATTGGTCGCGCTTGAGCGTTCGGCGTAGCGGCGGAATGCGTCTGGCATATCATCTGTGACCGGTTCGTCAGCCACATCTTCGTCCGTGTCTCGCTGTTCGTATGCCGCCTGCTGTCGGTTGCTCGCGTCGGCTGTGTACGAGTAAAACTCGGTGTCCAAGTTGGTAATAACGGTCGCGAGTCGGTCGGCGAATGGACCAAGATCAGTTGGTTCTTTGTTTTCACGAATGGTCTGCACTTGCACTCGGTGGCCATCTTCGGAACGGACTCTCCCAGGATACGCCGTCAGTAGGACCTGATATTGCGATAACCGTGACATTACTCGTTCACCTCCGAGGGCAGCTTCCACTCAATCGTTGTCCCGACCTGTTCGTCCGAGGTTCCCCGGAGTTCGAGATCTTTGTCTTCGAAGTATTCAGAGAACCACTCGTTGATGTTCATGGATCTATTATTTACGCGGGCCTGGGTCGCGGCCTCAAACCATTTACTCTCATGCTCTCTGGTCCCGATAAAATCAAACAACTGATCTATTACCTGTTCATCAATAACGTCTAGAATCTGACTGTCAAGTTGAACGTCGGGAGGACAGAAAATGCTGCGCATGTCAGCATACAGCTCCTGTGCATGAGGGTTCTGTAATGGCCGGTCGTGTTCGTCGAACATTTTGACTAAGTCTTGGATGTCGTGCGGATTGTCATAGTCGAACGCCTGCTCGCGAATCGCGTATTCTATCGTCAGAAACGGCCCGAGCAAGAATTCGAAGAGAATACGCGCCAAGTATGGATTTGTTGGATGAATTGCGGCAGTGTCGTAGTAGTCGTCAACGTTCCCAAGTAGCTGGTGAAATTTCCGTTCGATCTGCATGTCGCGTGGCTTTCCAGGATACAGATGGATAGCTGCGTGGCCAGCTGCATCTTTTCGTCCTGTTCGCCCAATGGTCTGCATCTGCTCCGACATGCTTCGGGGCGCACCGAACAAGAGTAGGTTATTGAGCTCCGGGATGTCGATACCCAGGGACACCACCAAGTTCGCTAGCACTACCGGGTCTGCCGCTTCGCTCCCCATCCCCATTGATTTTCGAAGGGCAGATTTTGACGACTCGCCGGAAATAAACTGTAGATCACTCAGGCCTCCGTCACTGATCTGATCCGCTCGGTCCCCGATAGACTCCCGTAGCGAATACCCGTCCGATTTCCGGTGAAGATAGCCCAGAATCTGTTCGTAGTGACTGATATCAGCATCGACACGGGCGTCTCGGATCGCTTCCTCGAAATCATTGCGGAACTCCGTTCCAGACGTCGTATTGTGGAAGTCATCATACAGTTGTACGATCGCTTCCCGGAATGACCCTCTGTT
Proteins encoded in this window:
- a CDS encoding phospholipase D-like domain-containing protein, producing MREDDIYLWIHERLRTTGKVSLDGIPDQYDDPDVRNFVREYLDALVRRDIVAGHSDGQFKLEDPEAEREAYYQVLESETLPGGRGVTDETYQPVVSIPTKHQEEWKDYAEHQNINSGVWLENALAEVFETADSTLRLVVPFFELDGLLRLEDEFHQAASSGANIKFLTRELLRPADDFGHNRGRKAILELMDRFESVASSESSLSVYDFYHAIGGKQPKLDRSIHAKMIIADNQLAYVGSGELRNSSMMLNGEAGYLTRSQTDIETWTGFFDFFEAKADAVTREILEESVE